In Mycobacterium sp. Aquia_213, the sequence TCGGCTACGTCGCGGGATTCACTGCGCCGGAAGGCAAGACGATGGGCCACGCGGGCGCGATCGTGTCCGGCTCGTCGGGCACCGCGGCGGCCAAGAAGGAGGCCTTGGAGGCCGCCGGGGTCAAGGTGGGCAAGACGCCCTCGGAGACCGCGGCGCTTGCCCGGGAGATCCTGCAGAACCTCTAGTTCTTTGCCGAGACTGTCCCCTACCTCCGGTGTGGCCCCAGTCAGATCGCGGATTCGACTGAAGAATCCGCGATCTGGCCGCAGTTTCGTTTTGGTCCCAGCGATCGGTTAGCCTGACGAACTAACAGTTGCCAGGAGGTTTGTAATGCCGGTCGATCCGCGTACTCCGGTGCTCGTCGGCGTCGGCCAGTTCACCGAGCGCATCGACGACCCCGACTATCGGGGCATGTCCGCGGTCGACCTCGCGACGGAGGCCGTGCGGGCCGCTCTGGCCGACACCGGCGCCAAAGACGTTGCCAAGGCGGTCGACACGGTCTTCGGGCTACGGCAGTTCGAGATCTCTGGACCGATGCCGGCGACGCTCGGCAAGTCGAACAACTACCCGCGTTCGGTGATGAATCGTCTCGGCGGCGACCCGGCCCGCGTGGTACTCGAACCAGTCGGCGGGCAGAGCCCGCAGAAGCTTGTCACCGAGGCCGGCAACGCAATTGCGGCGGGCGACGCCGACGTCGTACTGATCATGGGCTCGGAGCCGGGGTCGACGGCTCGCTTTTGGCGCCATGCCGCCGAGAAGGGGCAAGCCAAGCCCGACTTCACCGAACACGTCGAGGGTCAACTGGAAGATCGCGGCCACCAGATCTTCAGCTACATCGACGAGTACACGATCCAGCACGGCTTGACCGGGGCGCCCGTGCAGTACGGGCTGATGGAGAACGCCCGGCGTGCCCGCCTGGGACGCAGCGTGGCCGGCTATCGGCGCGAGATGGCTGAACTGTTTGCCCCGATGTCCAAAGTTGCTGCCAAGAACCCGTTTTCGTCATCGCCGATCGAGCGGTCGGTCGACGAGATCATCGCGATCACCGACGACAACCGGATGATCTGCGACCCGTACCCGCGTCTGCTCGTCGCGCGCGATCAAGTCAACCAGGGCGCGGCGGCCGTGCTGATGTCCGTGGCGGCGGCGACCCGCCTCGGTGTGGCCGAGGACAAGTGGGTCTATGTGCACGGCCACTCGGACATGATCGAGCAGGCGATGCTCGATCGCGTCGACCTCGGCGCGAGCCCGGCGGCCGTGCATGCGGCCCGAGAAGCGTTGCGGGTGGCCGGAATCGGCATCGACGACATCGCCACCTTCGATCTGTACAGCTGCTTCCCCTTCCCGGTGTTCGTCATCTGCGAAGCCCTGGGCATCGACGGTGACGACCCGCGTGGCCTGACCCTGACCGGCGGATTGCCGTACTTCGGCGGTCCCGGAAACAGCTACTCGCTGCACGGCATTGCCGAGACGGTCGCCCAGATGCGGGACAGGCCAGGGCAATTCGGCCTCGTCGGCGCCAACGGCGGCATCATGAGCAAGTACTCGATCGGTATCTACTCGACCACGCCGGTCGACTGGCGCACCGACAACTGTGCCGTGCTCAAGAAGGAGATCGATGCGCTGCCGAAGGTCGACGTCACGAAAAAGCCGGACGGGGCGGCGACGATCGAGACGTACTCGGTGCGCTACGACTGGCCGACCCGCACCGGCATCATCGTCGGGCGGCTCGCGGCTGACAACGCGCGATTCATGGCCACGACCGACGACGACGATCTCGTCGCGTTGATGTCCGACGGCGATCCTCTGGGTGCGGAGATCTTCGTGTGGTCGACCGACAACGGCAACCGGGCTTCGTTGGGCTAGACGCCGTCGTGCCCGCTCAAACCATCGACGTGAGCTTGCCCGCCAAACGCTCGACGTAGGCGGCGACCTCGTCTTCGGACTTGTCCGGCAGGCCGAACAGCACCTCGGTCACGCCGAGCTCGGACCAGTGCGCCAGCTTTTCGGGCACCGGCTTGAAGTCCAGCGCCACGATCTGCGGGGCACCGTCGCGCCCGGCGGCCGCCCAGGTGTCCTGCAACAGCTTCACCGGCGCGTCGATGTCGAAGTCGCGCGGCGTGGTGATCCAGCCGTCGGCGCTGCGGGCGATCCACTTGAAGTTCTTCTCGTTACCCGCGGCGCCCACCAGCACCGGGATGTGCGATTGCACCGGCTTGGGCCAGGCCCAGCTGGGGCCGAACTTGACGAACTCCCCGTCGTAGGAGGCTTCCTCTTGCGTCCACAGCGCGCGCATCGCTTCGAGGTACTCGCGCAGACAGGTGCGGCGGCGTCCGGCCGGCACGCCGTGGTCGGCCAGTTCATCGGTGTTCCAACCGAATCCGACGCCCAGGCTGACCCGGCCACCGGACAGGTGGTCCAGGGTGGCGATGCTTTTCGCCAGCGTGATCGGGTCGTGCTCGACGGGCAGCGCCACCGCGGTGGACAGCCGCACCCGCGACGTCACCGCGCAGGCGGCGCCCAGGCTTACCCACGGGTCCAGCGTGCGCATATACCGGTCGTCGGGCAGCGACTCGTCACCCGTGGTCGGGTGTGCCGCCTCTCGCTTGACCGGGATGTGCGTGTGTTCTGGCACGTAGAACGTCTTGAAGCCGTGGTCGTCGGCAAGTTTGGCGGCGGCGGCCGGGGCGATGCCACGGTCGCTGGTAAAAAGCACTAGCCCGTAATCCATGGACAGAATTAGAACGTGTTCTACCTGCGCCGAGCAACCCGCCCCCCGCAGAGCGTCTCGAAGACGGGGTGTCGCGACGATCCGCCCTGGTCGCGCGCGGGGGCCGGTCGTTCCGGCACTGCCGCCCGTACGTGCGCTAGCGTGGTTGATCGATCGCGCGTAACACAGGCGCGGGCACGTCTTGGCGTTTAAGTACGGCGGGCCCTGGAAGCACAGCGTCGCACCGCAACAGTGGCGTGGCGCCTGTCGAGGTCTTGAAGGCACTGGAAGCAACAGGAGGAGTCATGACCTACTCGCCCGGGAGTCCCGGCTATCCGCAAGCGCAGCCTGGCGGCGGCTCCTACCCCGGTGCCACCCCGTCGTTCGCGAAGACCGACGACGGCGAGAGCAAGCTGCCGCTCTACGTCAACATCGCGGTGGTCGTGCTCGGCCTGGCCGTGTACCTGCTGAACTTCGGGCCGACCTTCGTGCTTGCCGCCGACCTCGGTCCGGCCTCCGGCGGACGGGCCGGTGACGCCGGCACCGCGGTGCTCGTCGCCGTGCTGGCCGCGTTGCTCGCCGGGCTGAGCGTGCTGCCCAAGGCCAAGAACTACGCGGGCGTGGTGGCGGCCGTCGCCGTGTTGGGCGCACTGCTGGCGATCGCGGAGGTCATCAACACCCCGACCGGCTTCGCCGTCGGCTGGGCCATGTGGCCGCTGGTGGCGGCCAGCGTGCTCCAGGCAGTCGCCGCTGTCGTCGTGCTGCTGCTGGACGCCGGCGTCATCACCGCGCCGCCGCCGCGGCCCAAGTACGACCCTTATGCGCAGCAGTACGGACAATACGGCCAGTACGGGCAGTACGGGGGTCAGCAGCACGGCGGGTACTACGGTCAGCAGGGCCAACCGCAGCAGCACAACCCGCAGGCGGGGTACGGATCGCAACAGCAATACGGCGGCTACCCCTCGAGCCAGGCTCCGACCCAGAGCGCGATCCCGACCGGCGGCTACGGTGCCCAGTCTCCACAGTCCGGGCCGCAGTCCGCGGCGCAGCAGGGTCCGTCGACGCCGCCCACCGGCTTTCCCAGCTTCAGCCCGCCACCGTCGGTCGGCGGAACGGGCGCCGAGCAGCCCGGGGACCAGTCGCCCTCTGGACCGGCCCCGTCCTAACCGCGGGCTCTCGCGCCGCGTAGGGCACGTGCGCCAAGAGTGAAAAGGGTGTCAGAAAGCAGGGACAACCGGGCAGCGGGCGCTCGCCAGGCGCGCGACCTCGTCCGGGTCGCATTCGGCCCGGCTGTGCTGGCGCTGGTCGTCATCGCCGCGGTCACGCTGCTTCAGCTGCTGATCGCCAACAGCGACATGACCGGCGCGCTCGGGGCGATCGCCAGCATCTGGCTCGGTGTGCACCGGGTGCCGATTTCGATCGGCGGCCGCGAGTTGGGCGTATTACCTCTGCTGCCAATCCTGTTCATGGTGTGGGCGACCGCGCGCACCACGGCGCGGGCCACCACCCGGTATTCGTCGTGGCTCGTGGTTCGGTGGGTGGTCGCGTCGGCGCTGGGTGGCCCGTTGCTGATCGCGGCGATCGCGCTGGCCGTCATCCACGACGCGTCCACGGTGCTCACCGAGCTGCAGACACCCAGCGCCCTGCGCGCGTTCACCAGCGTCCTGGTGGTGCACGCCATCGGCGCCGCGATCGGGGTGGGATCCCGCGTTGGCCGACGGGCGCTGGTGGCGGCGTCCCTGCCCCTCTGGCTGGGTGATTCGCTGCGTGCCGCGGCCGCCGGCGTGCTGGCGCTGGTCGGACTCTCCGGTGTCGTGACGGCGGGATCGCTGGTTGTGCACTGGGCGACGATGCAGGACCTCTACGGGATCACCGATTCCATTTGGGGCGAGTTCAGCATCACCGTGCTTTCAATGCTCTACGCGCCCAACGTCATCGTCGGCGCGTCGGCGGTCGCGGTGGGGTCCAGTGCTCACATTGGATTTGCGACGTTCAGTTCGTTCACCGTTTTCGGTGGCGATATTCCGGCGCTGCCCGTGCTGGCCGCGGCCCCGACCCCGCCGCTCGGGCCGGTGTGGGTCGCACTGCTCATCGTCGGGGCATCGTCGGGTGTGGCGGTCGGCCAGCAATGCGCCCGGCGTCCGCTCCCGCTGCTTGCCGCACTGGCCAAGCTGCTGGTCGCCGCGGTGGTCGGGGCGCTGGTGATGTCGCTGCTGGCATTCGGCGGCAGTGGCCGGCTGGGCAACTTCGGCGACGTCGGGGTGGACCAGGGTGCCCTGTGGGTCGGCACCTTCTTCTGGTTCGCGGTCGTCGGCTGGGTCACAGTGGTGATGACCGGCGGGATCAGGCCCATCAAATTCAGAAGGCCCCGGCGGCCCCAACAGAAGCGCGCGCCCGCGCCGGCGGCCGAAGAGCCGAAGGACTTCGCGGACGTCTTCACCGAGCCCGAGCCCGAGCCCGCCGGCGGAGACGACCTGCTGCTCGACGACGAGGAAGCATTCATGTTCGCCGAACCGACGCCTGACGAGCCCTTGCTCGGCGAGCCCTTGCCCGGCGAACCCGCTTTCGACGAACCTGGCTCCGAAGCGCCCGAGCCCGCGTCCGGGCCCGACGAACCGGAGCACAGCGGGACCGAACGCGACTCCGGGGACTAGCTCGGCCGGGCGTATCGTCAGCCGGCCGTCGTCGTTAGTAGGCTCGCGATGTGGTCGAACCGCTCCGCGTGCCCCCGAGTGCGCCGGCGCGATTGGTGGTGCTGGCGTCGGGCACCGGATCGCTACTGAGTTCCCTGCTGGCCGCCGCCGTCGATGACTACCCGGCCCGGGTCGTCGCGGTCGGCGTGGATCGCGACTGCCGGGCCACCGAGATCGCCGCGGCCGCGTCGATACCGACCTTCAAAGTCCGGCTGGGCGATCACCCCGACCGCGATGCTTGGGACGCCGCCATCACCGAGGCCACCGCCGCGCACTCGCCCGATCTCATCGTCTCGGCCGGATTCATGAAAATCCTTGGACCGCAATTTCTTTCGCGATTCTGCGGACGTACGCTGAACACACACCCGGCGCTGTTGCCGGCATTCGCGGGAGCACATGCGGTCCCCGAAGCGCTGGCTTACGGTGTGAAGGTCACTGGCTGTACGGTGCACCTGGTAGACGCCGGAATGGACACCGGGCCGATATTGGCGCAGGAGCCCATTGCGGTCCTCGACGGCGACGACGAAGAGACATTGCACGAACGCATCAAAGTCATCGAACGGCGACTGCTGGTGGACGTGGTGGCCGCGATCGCGACCCGCGGCGTGACCTGGATCGGACGAAAGGCGACCCTGGGATGAGCAGAGCATGAGCACCGACGAGTCAAGAAGAGCGATTCGCCGCGCGTTGATCAGCGTCTACGACAAGACCGGCCTGATAGAACTCGCCCAGGGGCTGAGTGCGGCGGGCGTCGAGATCGTCTCGACCGGATCGACCGCGAAAACCATTGCGGACAAAGGGATTCCGGTGACACCCGTGGAAGAGCTGACCGGTTTCCCCGAGGTACTCGATGGCCGGGTCAAGACACTGCACCCGCGCGTGCACGCCGGGCTGCTCGCCGATCTGCGCAAGCCCGAGCACGCCGCGGCGCTCGAGGAGCTCGGGATCGCGGCCTTCGAGCTGGTTGTCGTCAACCTCTATCCGTTCAGCCAGACCGTCGACTCCGGCGCGGGCCTCGACGAATGCGTCGAGCAGATCGACATCGGCGGGCCGTCGATGGTTCGGGCGGCGGCGAAAAACCATCCGAGTGTGGCGGTGGTCGTCGACCCGCTCGGGTATGACGGGGTGCTCGCCGCGACGCGCAACGGCGGATTCACGCTCGCCGAGCGCAAGAGGCTGGCGTCGTTGGCCTTTCAGCACACCGCCGAGTACGACATCGCCGTGGCGAGCTGGATGGAGTCGACGCTGTCGCCCGAGCATCCGGAGACCGCGTTTCCGCAGTGGTTCGGCCACAGCTGGCGCCGCTCGGCGATGTTGCGCTACGGCGAGAACCCGCACCAGCAGGCCGCGCTCTACGTCGACCCGGCGGCTTGGCCGGGCCTGGCGCAGGCCGAGCAGCTGCACGGAAAAGAGATGTCCTACAACAACTTCACCGACGCGGACGCGGCCTGGCGGGCGGCCTTCGACCACGAACAGATCTGTGTGGCAATCATCAAGCACGCCAACCCGTGTGGGATCGCCATCTCGTCGGATTCGGTCGCCGACGCACACCGCAAGGCCCACGAGTGCGATCCGCTCAGCGCCTTCGGGGGCGTGATCGCCACGAATACCGAAGTCAGCGTTGAGATGGCGGAGTACGTCAGCACCATCTTCACCGAGGTGATCGTCGCCCCGGCCTACGCGCCGGATGCCCTCGATGTGCTGACGCGCAAGAAGAACATCCGGGTGCTGGTGGCTTCTGAGCCGCTCGCCGGTGGCTCCGAGCTGAAGCCGATCAGCGGGGGACTGCTGATGCAGCAGCGCGATCAGCTCGATGCGCACGGTGACAACTCGGTCAACTGGACGCTGGCGACCGGATCGCCGGCGGACCCGGCGACGTTGAGCGACCTGGTCTTTGCGTGGCGCACCTGTCGCGCGGTCAAGTCGAACGCGATCGTGATCGCCTCCGGCGGTGCCACCATCGGCGTCGGCATGGGTCAGGTCAACCGGGTCGACGCGGCGCGGTTGGCCGTCGAACGCGGCGGCGACCGAGTCGGTGGCGCGGTGGCGGCCTCCGACGCGTTCTTCCCGTTTCCGGACGGGCTGGAAACGCTGGCGCGCGCCGGCGTCAAGGCGATCGTGCACCCCGGCGGCTCGGTGCGCGACGACGAAGTGACCGCCGCGGCAGCCGAAGCCGGCGTCACCGTGTACCTCACCGGTGCACGCCACTTCGCCCACTAGCGCGTGCCCGTCGCGGGCGCTAAAGCCGGTACACATGACGCACGATTGCGGCGCGACGTAACTTGGAGTGGTGACATCACCGAGCAATCTGCCCCGAACCGTCGGCGAGCTGCGTGCGGCCGGCCATCGTGAACGGGGAGTCAAGCAGGAAATCCGCGAGAACCTGCTGACCGCGCTGGCCGAGGGTGACGACATCTGGCCGGGCATCCTGGGATTCGACGACACCGTATTGCCCCAGCTGGAGCGGGCGCTGATCGCGGGTCACGACTTCGTTCTGCTCGGCGAACGCGGCCAGGGCAAGACTCGGTTGCTGCGTGCGCTGGTTGGGCTGCTTGACGAATGGACGCCGGTCATCGAGGGCGCGGAGCTGGGCGAGCACCCGTACACGCCGATCACCCCGGAGTCGATCCGCCGGGCCGCCACGCTCGGCGACGACCTTCCGGTGGCGTGGCGGCACCGCAGCGAGCGCTACACCGAGAAGCTGGCCACCCCCGACACCAGCGTCGCCGACCTGGTCGGTGACATCGACCCGATCAAGGTGGCCGAGGGCCGCAGCCTCGGCGACCCGGAGACGATCGCTTACGGATTGATCCCGCGCGCGCACCGCGGCGTCGTGGCGGTCAACGAACTGCCCGACCTCGCCGAGCGCATTCAGGTGTCGATGCTCAACGTGATGGAGGAACGCGACATCCAGGTCCGCGGTTACACGCTGCGGCTGCCGCTGGACGTGTTGGTGGTCGCCAGCGCCAACCCCGAGGACTACACCAACCGCGGCCGCATCATCACCCCGCTGAAAGACCGGTTCGGCGCCGAGATCCGCACCCACTACCCGCTGGAGCTGGAGGCGGAGGTCGGCGTCATCGTTCAGGAAGCACACCTGAGTGCGGCCGTGCCCGATTATCTGACGCAGGTGATCGCGCGGTTCGCCCGCTATCTGCGCGAGTCCAACTCGGTCGACCAGCGGTCCGGGGTCTCGGCCCGGTTCGCGATCGCGGCGGCCGAGACCGTTGCCGCCTCCGCGCGGCACCGGGGCGCGATCCTCGGCGAGACGGACCCGGTGGCCCGAGTTGTGGACCTGGGCACGGTGATCGACGTGCTGCGCGGCAAGCTGGAATTCGAGTCCGGTGAGGAAGGCCGCGAGCAGGCGGTGCTCGAGCACCTGTTGCGCCGCGCGACCGCCGACACCGCGTCTCGAGCGCTCGGCGGCATCGACGTCGCGCCGCTGGTGACTGCCGTGGAAGGCGGTTCCGCGGTGACGACGGGCGAGCGGATCTCGGCCAAGGATGTGCTGGCCGCCGTTCCGGGTCTGCCCGTCGTGGAGGAGATCGCCGACCGGCTGCACGCGGAATCCGAGGGAGAACGCGCCGCGGCGCTGGAGCTGGCACTAGAGGCGCTGTATCTGGCCAAGCGAATCGACAAGGTGTCCGGGGAGGGCCAAACCGTCTATGGCTAACCCTGTTTCGAGGGGACACTCCTCGCGCTACTCGGCGTACACCGGCGGGCCCGACCCGCTGGCCCCGCCGGTGGATCTACGCGAGGCGCTCGAGCAGATCGGGCAGGACGTCATGGGCGGGACCTCCCCGCGACGGGCGCTGTCCGAGCTGCTCCGTCGCGGTACCAAGAACATGCCCGGCGCCGACCGGTTGGCAGCAGAAGCGAACCGGCGCCGACGGGACCTGTTGCGCCGCAACAACTTAGACGGGACGTTGCAGGAGATCAAAAAGCTGCTCGACGAGGCGGTGCTGGCCGAGCGCAAGGAACTGGCCCGCGCGCTCGACGACGACGCCCGGTTTGGCGAACTCCAGCTGGACGCGCTGCCGGCCTCGCCGGCCAAGGCGGTCCAAGAACTGTCCGAGTACAACTGGCGCAGTGACGAGGCCCGCGAAAAGTACGACCAGATCAAGGATTTGCTCGGCCGCGAGATGCTCGACCAGCGTTTCTCCGGCATGAAGGAAGCCCTGGAGGGCGCCACCGACGAGGATCGGCAACGCGTCACCGACATGGTCAACGACCTCAACGAGCTGCTGGACAAGCATGCCCGCGGTGAGGACACCCAACAGGACTTCGACGAGTTCATGGACAAGCACGGCGAGTTCTTCCCGGAGAACCCGCGCAATGTCGACGAGCTACTGGACTCGCTGGCCAAGCGTGCCGCCGCCGCGCAGCGCTTCCGCAACAGCCTGAGCCCGGATCAACGCGCCGAGCTGGATGCCCTGGCGCAGCAGGCCTTTGGATCTCCGTCGCTGATGCAGGCGTTGAACCGGCTGGACTCGCATCTGCAGGCCGCGCGGCCGGGTGAGGACTGGATGGGCTCCGAGCAGTTCTCCGGCGACAACCCGTTCGGCATGGGCGAAGGCACCCAGGCGCTGGCCGACGTCGCCGAACTGGAGCAGCTGGCCGACCAGCTTTCGCAGAGCTATCCCGGCGCCACGATGGACGACGTCGATCTCGACGCGCTGGCGCGCCAGCTCGGCGACCAGGCCGCCGTCGACGCGCGCACCCTGTCCGAACTGGAACGGGCTCTGGTCAATCAGGGCTTTTTGGACCGTGGTTCCGACGGCCAGTGGCGGCTGTCGCCCAAGGCCATGCGCAGGCTCGGCGAGACGGCGCTACGCGATGTGGCACAACAGCTTTCGAGCCGTCGTGGTGACCGCGAACTGCGGCGCGCCGGGGCGGCCGGCGAGTTGACCGGTGCGACCCGGCCGTGGCAGTTCGGTGACACCGAGCCGTGGAACATTCCCCGCACGCTGACCAATGCGGTGTTGCGGCAGGCGGGAACCGCGACCCTGGACAGCGCGAAGCCGGCCCTGAAGATCGCCGTCGACGACGTCGAGGTGTCCGAGACCGAGATGCGCACCCAGGCCGCGGTGGCGCTGCTGGTCGATACCTCGTTCTCGATGGTGATGGAGAACCGCTGGCTGCCGATGAAGCAGACGGCGCTAGCCCTCAACCACTTGGTGTCCACCCGGTTCCGTGCGGATGCCTTGCAGATCATCGCCTTTGGCCGGTATGCCCGGACCGTGACGGCCGCCGAGCTCACCGGCCTGGAGGGGGTCTACGAGCAGGGCACCAACCTGCATCACGCGCTGGCGCTGGCGGGCCGTCATCTGCGCCGCCACCCCAACGCGCAACCCGTCGTGCTGGTGGTGACCGACGGTGAGCCGACCGCGCACCTCGAGGATGTCGACGGTGACGGGTCGTCGGTGTTCTTCGACTATCCGCCCCATCCGCGGACCATCGCCCACACCGTGCGCGGGTTCGACGATATGGCGCGGTTGGGCGCCCAGATCACGATCTTCCGGCTGGGCAGCGATCCCGGCCTGGCGCGGTTCATCGACCAGGTCGCGCGACGGGTCGAGGGACGTGTCGTGGTGCCCGATCTCGACGGCCTGGGCGCCGCGGTGGTCGGCGACTACCTGCGGTCTCGGCGTCGTCGCTAACGGGTAGCCGGGCTGGTGGTGCGCCAGCCCGTAGTAGCGGTCAGCGAGAACTCGCTCAGCGCGCTCGAAATATGCTGTTCCAGATCGTCATTCGAGTTGTCGCGGCCCAGCTCATAGGCGAGCACCGAGACGAAGACCCGTCTGTTCACTCGTCCGGACACCAACCCCAGCGCGCCGTTGGTGCGGTACATCGTCGCGGTGGTGACGCCCGGGTAGAGCGACTTCATCGCGAAGTAGTCGGCGTCGCTGCCGTCCGGCCGGTTGGCCGCCGGATTGATCGCACCGAGGTTGGACGACACGACTGTCGTGGCGGTGCCGGTGACCACGCTGAGCAGCCGCCGGAAGACCGGCTTTGGAATCAGGGGAACCAGCGGCAGCAACGCCCACCGCTCGTCGGGCAGGTCTTGATTGCGGATGAGTGCCTGCTTGATCGCGGCGCGAATCTCGCCCAGGCCGGTCGTCGCGGCGGCCGGTTTGACCGCGACGTCGACGTTGACCACCGCGTTGGCGCGGGTATCCCCCGGGGTGCGCTCGTTGAGGGGCATCCCCACGTTGACCGAGCCGTCCGCCGCGACCCGCCCGACGCGCTGGGCCAGATGCGCCGCCAACCCCGCCAGCAGCGCGTTGCTGGTTCCGCCGAGCGACTGTGCGCGAGCATCCCACTCGTCGGCGTCGATGAACAGTAATGCCATGGGCAACGTGATGCTTTGGTCCGGTCCGCTGGGCGGTGCGGGCCGCCGCTTCGATGCCGGGGCACCGTCGTTGCCATGCCGGGCCATGCGTGCCGCCGCGACGACGGCGCGACCGATGTCCGCGGTGTCGCGGGCGGTTTGGCGTACGTCCTCGCGTAGCGCCTGCCACCGCGGCCGGGCTGCCGCAGCCGGCCAGGTGATCGCGTCGTCACGCCCGCACGCCGCGTCGGCCAACGACTCGCAGAGTCCGACGCCGTCCGTGAGGCAATGTGTGACAACGAAACTCACTACCGCACCGCCGTCGGTCAGCGGCAGCATCGCAAGATGCCACCCGGGTCCGTGTTCGGCGTCCGGCCGGTAGCTGGCCTGCGTCTGCAGCCACGCGTCGATCTCGTCGCGCGGTCGGGGTGTTGCCGCGATCTCGAGGCTGGGCCGATCGCTCGGCGATACCCAACGGTGGCGGCCGAACGGCAGGCGGGATCGTTCGATCCGGCGCGATAGCCGTCCGCGGCCGAGATGGTGGTGGAACCGTCGCAGACCGTCGATGTCGATGTCCCGGTCGTATAGCCAGATGCATTGCAACACACTGGTGGTCGCTGTTGCGCGCTCTCCGAGAAAGAGTGTCTGGTCGGCCAAATCCAGCACGTTGCTCATGTGCTAAGCCGCCGCGCCGTCGCCTTGCGTCGGGGCAAGGGCATATGGTCCATCCGAATTCGTTTCGGCGGCAAAGGGGCTGGACTGCTCCAGAGCCTTGCCCGCGATGCGGGCGAAAATCCGACTCAGTGTGTCGATGTACTGGTGCACCGACTCGCGGGCTACCTCGTTGTCCGGGAAGGAGATCGTGACCGTGGTTCGTTCGGCATGCCGGTTGATCCACACATTGACTCCGCCGTGGGACAGGCTGTCGCCGTAGGTGCCGAAATTCGTCTCGGCCCACAGCCCGGCCAGCGGAATCTTGCGAAAGTCGAGGAAGGACAGCATCATCGGCAGCTGCGAGGGCAGCTTGATGCCCAGTTCATCCGGTGTCGCGAGCTCCAAGACCCGTTCGACCGGTACATGAGCAAGATCCTTGGCCGCATCGAACGACTTCTGGGCGGCGCGGGCCGCCTCGGGGAACGAGCCGCCGGCGGTCGGCACGACGACCGGAACCATGCTCGCGAACCAGCC encodes:
- the purN gene encoding phosphoribosylglycinamide formyltransferase; its protein translation is MVEPLRVPPSAPARLVVLASGTGSLLSSLLAAAVDDYPARVVAVGVDRDCRATEIAAAASIPTFKVRLGDHPDRDAWDAAITEATAAHSPDLIVSAGFMKILGPQFLSRFCGRTLNTHPALLPAFAGAHAVPEALAYGVKVTGCTVHLVDAGMDTGPILAQEPIAVLDGDDEETLHERIKVIERRLLVDVVAAIATRGVTWIGRKATLG
- a CDS encoding LLM class F420-dependent oxidoreductase, which translates into the protein MDYGLVLFTSDRGIAPAAAAKLADDHGFKTFYVPEHTHIPVKREAAHPTTGDESLPDDRYMRTLDPWVSLGAACAVTSRVRLSTAVALPVEHDPITLAKSIATLDHLSGGRVSLGVGFGWNTDELADHGVPAGRRRTCLREYLEAMRALWTQEEASYDGEFVKFGPSWAWPKPVQSHIPVLVGAAGNEKNFKWIARSADGWITTPRDFDIDAPVKLLQDTWAAAGRDGAPQIVALDFKPVPEKLAHWSELGVTEVLFGLPDKSEDEVAAYVERLAGKLTSMV
- a CDS encoding DUF6350 family protein, with translation MKRVSESRDNRAAGARQARDLVRVAFGPAVLALVVIAAVTLLQLLIANSDMTGALGAIASIWLGVHRVPISIGGRELGVLPLLPILFMVWATARTTARATTRYSSWLVVRWVVASALGGPLLIAAIALAVIHDASTVLTELQTPSALRAFTSVLVVHAIGAAIGVGSRVGRRALVAASLPLWLGDSLRAAAAGVLALVGLSGVVTAGSLVVHWATMQDLYGITDSIWGEFSITVLSMLYAPNVIVGASAVAVGSSAHIGFATFSSFTVFGGDIPALPVLAAAPTPPLGPVWVALLIVGASSGVAVGQQCARRPLPLLAALAKLLVAAVVGALVMSLLAFGGSGRLGNFGDVGVDQGALWVGTFFWFAVVGWVTVVMTGGIRPIKFRRPRRPQQKRAPAPAAEEPKDFADVFTEPEPEPAGGDDLLLDDEEAFMFAEPTPDEPLLGEPLPGEPAFDEPGSEAPEPASGPDEPEHSGTERDSGD
- a CDS encoding DUF5336 domain-containing protein; this encodes MTYSPGSPGYPQAQPGGGSYPGATPSFAKTDDGESKLPLYVNIAVVVLGLAVYLLNFGPTFVLAADLGPASGGRAGDAGTAVLVAVLAALLAGLSVLPKAKNYAGVVAAVAVLGALLAIAEVINTPTGFAVGWAMWPLVAASVLQAVAAVVVLLLDAGVITAPPPRPKYDPYAQQYGQYGQYGQYGGQQHGGYYGQQGQPQQHNPQAGYGSQQQYGGYPSSQAPTQSAIPTGGYGAQSPQSGPQSAAQQGPSTPPTGFPSFSPPPSVGGTGAEQPGDQSPSGPAPS
- a CDS encoding acetyl-CoA acetyltransferase, which gives rise to MPVDPRTPVLVGVGQFTERIDDPDYRGMSAVDLATEAVRAALADTGAKDVAKAVDTVFGLRQFEISGPMPATLGKSNNYPRSVMNRLGGDPARVVLEPVGGQSPQKLVTEAGNAIAAGDADVVLIMGSEPGSTARFWRHAAEKGQAKPDFTEHVEGQLEDRGHQIFSYIDEYTIQHGLTGAPVQYGLMENARRARLGRSVAGYRREMAELFAPMSKVAAKNPFSSSPIERSVDEIIAITDDNRMICDPYPRLLVARDQVNQGAAAVLMSVAAATRLGVAEDKWVYVHGHSDMIEQAMLDRVDLGASPAAVHAAREALRVAGIGIDDIATFDLYSCFPFPVFVICEALGIDGDDPRGLTLTGGLPYFGGPGNSYSLHGIAETVAQMRDRPGQFGLVGANGGIMSKYSIGIYSTTPVDWRTDNCAVLKKEIDALPKVDVTKKPDGAATIETYSVRYDWPTRTGIIVGRLAADNARFMATTDDDDLVALMSDGDPLGAEIFVWSTDNGNRASLG
- the purH gene encoding bifunctional phosphoribosylaminoimidazolecarboxamide formyltransferase/IMP cyclohydrolase, producing MSTDESRRAIRRALISVYDKTGLIELAQGLSAAGVEIVSTGSTAKTIADKGIPVTPVEELTGFPEVLDGRVKTLHPRVHAGLLADLRKPEHAAALEELGIAAFELVVVNLYPFSQTVDSGAGLDECVEQIDIGGPSMVRAAAKNHPSVAVVVDPLGYDGVLAATRNGGFTLAERKRLASLAFQHTAEYDIAVASWMESTLSPEHPETAFPQWFGHSWRRSAMLRYGENPHQQAALYVDPAAWPGLAQAEQLHGKEMSYNNFTDADAAWRAAFDHEQICVAIIKHANPCGIAISSDSVADAHRKAHECDPLSAFGGVIATNTEVSVEMAEYVSTIFTEVIVAPAYAPDALDVLTRKKNIRVLVASEPLAGGSELKPISGGLLMQQRDQLDAHGDNSVNWTLATGSPADPATLSDLVFAWRTCRAVKSNAIVIASGGATIGVGMGQVNRVDAARLAVERGGDRVGGAVAASDAFFPFPDGLETLARAGVKAIVHPGGSVRDDEVTAAAAEAGVTVYLTGARHFAH